One window of Acropora palmata chromosome 1, jaAcrPala1.3, whole genome shotgun sequence genomic DNA carries:
- the LOC141883693 gene encoding uncharacterized protein LOC141883693 gives MEQRDANNDPIPSNSSGTTLGFGENPPSSGMIKRTIETVSPSDSNANVDTSVSIGSPVQKAPRRSPQPRRSPGLALKALKGVLVKRRNLSGIMADDHGHHTPQMLENYGVEGGHLQQAVQETAEDLATADEYPSRPFQETGTDANLSLPIEESNADTLQGLSKLRQKFPHFVSRKTNELSHIVEYLDPENKQCQGVFIDGAPGIGKTILATEAANNLRNDKMNVIVAYIDCKDIKSFESFAGTVMEQVCRSPSVDDPAAEIKKRLNASNYYFYILFLDNFECFLDKNNNQQKDQPSTAAVPSRDCREKVLSFIGEIANYPTNIKFLVTSSEKVPFLPMLAMKEIHLNPFDKDESSELLEKVRCGDKISDEKSEELCEICSGIPLVLHTLISSQMDLLGLLEHFGKSAPEERTNLLWRMKTLPKEKKIEECLKLCFQRLTPQAQLTLLRLCLYKGLFTPGKAAKIFSCPKSSEHDLRDNVLELGRCNLLHQQKSQDTIAIKYTFLRVIREHFKLKAKQEYREEIQHARSLLIDYLIPFLKETFMVFLGKNSVKSAIEEFSAEKENVMQLVEWIDKGEMDEERIKKCIDVFNVVGEMLAKMMAKLSYRTVYESLAKKCREMGDERRLGECLTSLGIKEIFNCICANGLCKKSIGRARRCLDQADEIQTNLRVNKGNSRAQCLAKLGRCRARSGDTELGKAMIEEAIRIRKAAVQTRDDHEEEGGENVCHVMLGATYNDKAVALSFENHHPEAVNIRKNQVMPIYTERLGDHPFTATILNNLSNNYRDMEEFAAAEEYAEEALRIRCKLLADHRDTTKSLFDLGVALKANKKFTEAKKMLEQCKTMQEKVVNDSTFEENTEEELRDVDRLLEVEQLERQDQ, from the exons ATGGAACAAAGAGATGCAAATAATGACCCGATCCCAAGTAATTCGAGCGGAACAACCCTGGGTTTTGGCGAAAATCCGCCGTCTTCTGGGATGATTAAACGAACCATTGAAACTGTCTCACCCAGTGATAGCAATGCCAACGTGGATACGTCTGTTTCTATTGGATCTCCGGTCCAAAAGGCACCAAGAAGGAGTCCGCAGCCAAGACGAAGTCCTGGACTTGCTTTAAAGGCACTAAAAGGAGTCTTAGTTAAAAGACGAAATCTTTCTGGTATAATGGCAG ACGATCATGGTCATCATACCCCACAGATGCTGGAAAATTATGGAG TTGAAGGTGGTCATCTTCAACAAGCAGTGCAAGAAACTGCTGAAG ATCTTGCAACTGCAGATGAATATCCTTCCCGGCCATTTCAGGAAACCGGTACag ATGCTAATCTTTCCCTGCCGATAGAGGAATCAAATGCAG ATACATTGCAGGGTCTGTCAAAACTGCGTCAGAAGTTTCCACACTTTGTTAGTCGAAAAACTAACGAGCTTTCCCATATTGTGGAGTACCTTGATCCAGAAAATAAGCAGTGCCAGGGAGTGTTCATAGATGGAGCTCCAGGGATTGGCAAAACCATCCTTGCAACCGAAGCTGCTAATAACTTACGTAACGATAAAATGAATGTCATTGTTGCCTACATCGACTGCAAGGATATCAAGTCTTTCGAATCCTTCGCAGGAACAGTCATGGAGCAAGTATGCCGTTCGCCCTCTGTAGACGATCCAGCTGCTGAAATAAAGAAGCGCTTAAATGCAAGCAATTATTacttttacattttgtttctggATAACTTTGAGTGTtttcttgacaaaaataacaacCAGCAGAAGGATCAACCTTCGACAGCAGCAGTCCCATCTCGTGATTGTAGAGAAAAAGTCCTAAGTTTTATTGGTGAAATTGCGAACTACCCGACAAACATCAAGTTTCTTGTTACTTCGTCGGAAAAAGTTCCTTTCTTGCCGATGCTAGCGATGAAAGAGATACATTTGAATCCTTTTGATAAAGACGAATCATCTGAGCTGTTGGAAAAAGTACGATGTGGCGACAAAATATCGGATGAAAAATCCGAAGAACTTTGCGAGATTTGCAGTGGTATTCCGCTGGTACTCCACACTTTGATCTCGTCGCAAATGGATCTGCTTGGTCTCCTGGAACATTTTGGAAAATCAGCTCCGGAAGAGAGAACAAATTTATTGTGGAGGATGAAAACATtgccaaaagaaaagaagataGAAGAGTGCCTAAAGCTTTGCTTCCAAAGACTGACACCCCAAGCACAACTGACCTTACTACGTTTGTGTCTTTACAAGGGTTTGTTCACTCCAGGGAAAGCAGCAAAAATCTTTTCCTGCCCGAAGTCGAGCGAGCATGATCTCAGAGATAATGTGTTGGAATTGGGACGGTGTAATCTCTTGCACCAACAAAAATCTCAAGATACAATTGCAATCAAATATACATTTCTCAGAGTCATTCGAGAACATTTCAAACTCAAGGCAAAGCAAGAATATCGCGAAGAGATCCAACATGCTCGTAGTCTGCTGATCGATTACCTCATTCCTTTCTTAAAAGAGACTTTCATGGTTTTCTTGGGCAAAAATTCAGTTAAATCGGCTATCGAGGAGTTTTCCGCAGAGAAAGAAAACGTGATGCAACTGGTTGAATGGATCGACAAGGGTGAAATGGATGAAGAGCGAATTAAGAAATGTATCGACGTCTTTAATGTGGTAGGAGAGATGCTTGCGAAGATGATGGCAAAGTTGAGTTATAGAACTGTTTACGAATCTTTGGCTAAGAAGTGCAGAGAAATGGGAGACGAGCGGAGACTGGGTGAATGTCTGACTTCTCTTGGGATCAAAGAAATCTTCAACTGCATATGCGCAAATGGTCTGTGCAAGAAATCTATTGGCCGAGCTCGACGCTGCTTGGATCAGGCTGACGAGATCCAGACTAACCTTAGAGTCAACAAGGGTAACAGCCGTGCCCAGTGCCTCGCTAAGCTTGGCCGCTGTCGAGCAAGAAGTGGTGACACAGAGCTAGGGAAGGCCATGATTGAGGAGGCGATACGTATCAGAAAGGCCGCAGTCCAAACACGTGATGATCATGAAGAAGAAGGCGGTGAGAATGTCTGTCATGTCATGCTGGGTGCAACATATAACGACAAGGCAG TTGCTCTTTCCTTTGAAAACCATCATCCAGAGGCTGTGAACATAAGAAAAAATCAAGTGATGCCGATTTACACAGAAAGATTGGGTGACCATCCTTTCACTGCCACCATCCTCAACAACTTATCCAATAATTACCGCGATATGGAAGAATTTGCGGCCGCCGAGGAATACGCTGAAGAAGCTCTACGTATTCGGTGCAAATTATTGGCGGACCACAGGGACACCACCAAATCTTTGTTTGATCTTGGAGTGGCACTAAAAGCGAACAAAAAGTTCacagaagcaaaaaaaatgctcGAACAATGTAAGACTATGCAGGAGAAAGTGGTCAATGATAGCACCTTCGAGGAAAA TACGGAAGAGGAGCTAAGAGATgttgacagactacttgaagTGGAGCAGCTAGAGCGCCAAGATCAGTGA